One window from the genome of Chroogloeocystis siderophila 5.2 s.c.1 encodes:
- a CDS encoding carboxypeptidase-like regulatory domain-containing protein codes for MTSSKPSSTMFKLKKLLRSKQMRLVLGVVIAVTVFAVLTLQPTLAFRAQPQGDSLLYGKLADSRAVHGGHGVVANAKVTINSIPPQTTRTDDQGQFWFKGLRDIHYVLKVELPYDRSNIYSLSTRVHGQTGKFFEIGDDVQHNHEIDY; via the coding sequence ATGACATCAAGTAAACCAAGCTCAACTATGTTCAAACTCAAAAAATTACTGCGTTCCAAGCAAATGCGGTTAGTATTGGGTGTAGTCATTGCAGTAACAGTTTTTGCCGTACTGACTCTACAACCTACCCTAGCGTTTCGGGCGCAGCCGCAAGGAGACAGTTTACTCTATGGTAAATTAGCCGACTCTCGTGCTGTACATGGTGGTCATGGCGTAGTGGCAAATGCCAAGGTCACAATTAACTCGATTCCACCACAAACAACTCGTACCGATGACCAAGGTCAATTTTGGTTTAAAGGATTACGAGATATTCATTATGTCCTCAAGGTAGAACTACCTTATGATCGCAGCAACATTTACTCTTTATCTACTAGAGTGCATGGTCAAACAGGTAAATTTTTCGAGATTGGTGATGACGTACAACATAATCACGAAATCGACTACTAA